A genomic region of Sarcophilus harrisii chromosome 6, mSarHar1.11, whole genome shotgun sequence contains the following coding sequences:
- the LOC100919283 gene encoding vomeronasal type-1 receptor 4-like: MQSNDNIVCIFHMLQIIIGIFGNSLLLFLYGFNLVTGQRIRPIDTIFVNLFLSHIIMILFRGIPKAIQVCIQKIFLRDIECKIIVYLQRVARGLSLCNTCLLSVFQAITISSNSPKWAKLKANAPKYIVPSCVFMWILNLLVDVVVPPYVTGTKNNTFSDLKKNVGYCSIDWHAITTFNLVIWKTLYDVVFLGFMAISSGYMVLVLFRHKWQVQNLQRTSVNPISTPETRATKVILLLMITFVCFYSISSIFIIVTEKSKDTSQWAIHMSAFFTLFYSTVSPFVLISSDSQILSCCNIFRRTKNSRPHSLKSQNKDI, encoded by the coding sequence ATGCAGTCTAATGATAATATCGTCTGCATTTTTCATATGCTTCAGATTATAATTGGAATCTTTGGGAATAGTTTACTCCTTTTCTTGTATGGCTTTAATTTAGTCACTGGACAAAGGATAAGACCAATAGAtacaatttttgttaatttgttcctttcccATATTATAATGATTCTTTTCAGGGGAATCCCTAAAGCAATCCAAGTTTGTATCCAGAAAATTTTCCTGCGTGACATTGAATGCAAAATCATTGTTTATCTGCAGAGAGTAGCCCGAGGACTTTCACTTTGCAATACCTGCCTCCTGAGTGTCTTCCAGGCCATCACCATCAGTTCCAACAGCCCCAAATGGGCCAAGCTCAAAGCCAATGCCCCAAAATACATTGTTCCATCATGTGTCTTCATGTGGATACTCAATTTGTTGGTAGATGTAGTTGTGCCTCCATATGTGACTGGCACTAAGAACAACACATTCAGTGACCTTAAGAAGAACGTTGGATACTGTTCAATAGACTGGCATGCCATAACAACCTTTAATCTTGTTATATGGAAGACACTTTACGATGTGGTATTTCTGGGATTCATGGCCATTTCCAGTGGCTACATGGTGCTTGTTTTGTTCAGACACAAATGGCAAGTCCAAAACCTTCAAAGGACTAGCGTCAACCCTATTTCCACCCCAGAAACCAGAGCCACTAAAGTAATCTTGTTGCTCATGATTACCTTTGTATGCTTTTATTCCATTAGTTCCATCTTTATTATTGtaacagaaaaatcaaaagatacaAGCCAGTGGGCTATACATATgtctgcattttttactttattttactcAACAGTAAGTCCTTTTGtcttaatcagtagtgattcaCAGATCCTCAGTTGTTGTAATATtttcagaagaacaaaaaattctCGTCCTCATTCATTAAAATCTCAGAACAAAGAcatttaa